The Ananas comosus cultivar F153 linkage group 24, ASM154086v1, whole genome shotgun sequence DNA window ATGTTCTTAGATAAAGTGATCCGACACATTTATTCGTACAAACAGTACGCAGCAACGCTCACTGGGAATCTCTTTTGAATTCTAAGATACGCATATACTTTATGCGTGCATAAAATGACCCGACGCACTAGTATTAGCACTCACTGTATATATAATCTCCTGATTTGAATTCTAAGCTGCGCATACTCTACGTACTCGTGCGTAAAAAGATCCAAGCGCCTCAATTTGTAGAAATAGCAAGTAGTAATAGCTCATTCCGAATTTTGAGCTACGTACACTCTAACACGTGTAAAAAATTTCCATCGTACGTAGCTTCTGTTTGTAGAAATAACGACATCAGGCTTAATTCACTGTGAAACATATCCGAATTCTGACCTACGCAAGCCCTCGAATCGCATCTCCACTTTTCTACCGTGATCGTAAACCGTTACAGGTATAGCATTACTCTTCACAAAAAGTGCTTGATTAATGATACATAGCAACCACAAAATTAAACCCTAAAAAGCAACAAGcaacccaaaccctaatttctGATTTTGGGGGGTGGAGGGGCATTTCGGTAAAATGGGCCGGATTGTGGTCAAATGGCAAGTGTGCAGCAAACCAGCCCTAGCATTCGCAGCATCCCCCCACCACCCCCACGCGATGCATGCATGCATCCTTCCGGAGACAGGTGGGCAGTGAGCTTGCAAGGGGGGGCGGGTGCCGCACGAACGCCTCCGTGcgggcgcgcgcgcgcgcgtgggGACTCCtccttaataataaaataaaataaatatatatataaataaacaagaatCGCGCCACGTCACGCCCATCCCCCGCGGCGTCCGCATAGAGCACGCGGTGCGGACGGTCTCCCCATACGACACCCCCGTATCTCCGAGCCCCCGGATAGCGTATCCCACCACCGCTACCCCCTCATTTATTGCGAGCGCCCCCCCCAAGCCTTATCCTTCCCATTTTGACCCCCGTAGCGTCCTTCCAAATTTGGACCCCCGCTGTCTCATTCACGTACCGTTACGGACCGCAAGCGGCCGTCGGATCGCGATCCGACGGTCCGAAACGCCCCACGTGAGACACAATCATGTAGAATTGTCGACGGGGTGGAAATGCACCGAGGCCCCTCAACTATCAAAATAATCAACAACTCTTTTGAATTTGTGgtattatttaactaaaataaatctaacaaaaGAGACTAGCTCAAAAGAGAACGTTGAGGGGTCTCCGCAAACTTTTTTAGTACCAAATTGTGAAGGGCAAATTAGTCATTTTCATTGGTCGGGGTCCACAAAGCTCATAGACCCCGTTTTCGTCCGTGCCGTTTCAATATATACGGCACCCCCGTATTCAAACCCCCACCCATCTCCatgtcccctctctctctctctctctctctctctctctctccNTATTCCTCTCTTGCTCTTCCCCTAATgcctctctctctacctctctctacctctatctctatctccctaactttctctctcctccccccaccactttctctctctctcttcttctcggAATAGTCGCTTTCAAAGCTCTTTTTGTGCTTCTCTACTCCGTCCTTGCTGAGTAGAGACCCCCATTAAAAGAGAGGCAAGGTGAGTAAATTATTAGAGGTGAGGTCGAGGGTGTATGGACCGGGTTCACGGGACAGGAGATTTTCCTTTCATGAAGCGCTTGttctttttttacaaaattttatatttttgcttAAATTCTCGCATTAAAATATTGACTTAAAAATTACTGTgttgtttttttgtttgcttaacTTTTTGTTCTCCCTATGTTTCGGTCTGAAAACAAGGGCAGAGTGTGGGCCGTTTGTTTGACTCGGGGGTCTTCCTAAAGTCAGCCCCaccagtttttttcttttttttttttgttttgaattttttaataaaaattatttacaaaataattttttaaatagtctTTTGAAATATGGTTTTGTTTTCATCTCTCctgtaatttaatatttagtgACGTACGGTGCGGGTCATAACATACAGTAGCATTTCTTCATCATTAACTCTGGTGATAGTACATTATTATTAGTCTTCgtggtttgttttttttttttctcgttttattattattattattatcattattattgttattattatatttttttcttctttaatctttgaGGTGCTCGTAGAGTCCACACGTCCGGTTCTATCTTGGCCGTTTTGGTCTTCTCTCTgccacttctccttcttcttcttctgcttcctcctcctcctctttgcttcctctttctctctctctctctctcatgctcTCAGAGAAAGCAAGAGAATGGAGTAGAGGGGAGGTGGGTGCACAGGTCTTTTTTTCCTAGCCTTTTTGGTGCTCTTACCGGTGTTGTGTAAATGGGTTGGTTttttgggttagggttagggttagggttgtgagtaggtgagagagaaagagagagagagagagagggaggagggagagggagagagagaaagaggttaTTATACTACCAAGGTGGTGGATCTCACCTCACTCACATACTTGggcttttttctctctctttccaccCTTTGTGTTCCTTCatagggggagagagagagagagagagagagagagagagagagttggagggATTGGTTTCATAGCAAAGTTTAAGCATTTGACTCCTCTAGTCTCTCTCcgtttcttattcttttttaattcgtatttattttcttctatctATTCCCCCTTCTATTTTGGGCACTTGCCCCTTTGGTTCTTCGTGTCGCTTCTCTTTCCTCTTGTCTACAGTGCGAGTcacaagagagagaaaaaaaaaaaaaaagaatcaggaGAATTTACATACATAATAAGAAAGGAGGGATCTTTGGGAGGGAAAAGGAGCAACTTTTGGCGCTAAAGGAATCGATTACTGATCAAAATAGAGCTTGGgcgctttttcttttttctattttaattttaatgagttTCGGCGGCTTGTtcgacggcggcggaggcggcagcTCGGGCGCTTTCCCTTTCGGCAGCGCAACGATGCCCCCCGGCGCCGTCTCGCAACCGCGAACCCTCTCCCCCGCGATCTCGAAAGCCGGGTTCAGTACTTCCCCCGCCCTCTCCCTCGGCCTGGTACAATTTGGcctaaattatttgattaattcctcttttcttttcttttttcttttgttcctcttcttttttttcttttttttttttgtgagatcaTTTTTGTTTATGCTGTATTCATGAGTTACGATTTTCATTCGATAGCAAACGAACTTGGACGTGCAAGGAGAGATGAATCGCATGGGAATTATGGGcgtcggaggcggcagcggcggcagaGCGGGGAGCGGAGACGGGGACTCGATGGGACGGAACAAGGAGGACGAGAACGAGAGCCGATCCGGGGGGAGCGACAACTTGGACGGAGCCTCCGGTGACGACCTCGACGGCAACGAGAACCCGCGCAAGAAGAAGCGGTACCACCGCCACACCCCTCAGCAAATCCAAGAGCTCGAATCGTAAGTAGAACATTCGATCTTCTTCCATCCATCCACGATCTTCTTCCCCTTTCActtcttctttaatttcctctcatatttttatacatatatatatatataaatacttgtcggatctttatttttcacttcACCTCATGACCAAGTAATGAATGACACCTCCTATATGCATGCTTATGTATGCGGTGCAGATTGTTCAAGGAGTGCCCTCACCCGGACGAGAAGCAGCGGCTGGAGCTGAGCAAGCGGCTTTGCCTGGAAAGTCGGCAAGTGAAGTTTTGGTTCCAAAACAGACGCACCCAAATGAAGGTGAGAATGAATCTGAGGGCATGCAggagtttaattaattaatataatataatgacTAGAGCaagagctaattaattaattaattaattaatttataagatGGAATGGTTTTATCATGAGCAGACCCAGATCGAGCGGCACGAGAACGCGCTCCTCCGGCAGGAGAACGACAAGCTGCGGGCGGAGAACCTGACGATCCGGGAGGCGATGCGGAACCCGATCTGCACCAACTGCGGCGGCCCCGCCATGCTGGGCGAGGTCTCGCTGGAGGAGCAGCACCTCCGGATCGAGAACGCGCGCCTCAAGGACGAGCTCGACCGCGTCTCCGCGCTCGCGGGCAAGTTCCTCGGCCGCCCGATCTCCGCCCTCGCCAGCCCCATCCCTCAGATGCCGAATTCCTCGCTGGAGCTCGCCGTCGGCACCAACGGCTTCGCCGGCCTCGGCTCCGTCGCCCACACGCTCTCCGCCATCCCCGATTTCGTCCCCAGCGCGATGGTGGGACCCATCACTCCGCCGCCGACGGCGCACCGAATGCTCGACGGGCCGTTCGAGCGAAGCGTGTTCCTCGAGCTGGCGCTGGCGGCGATGGAGGAGCTGGTGAAGATGGCGCAGATGGAGGAGCCGCTCTGGATCCCGACCTTCGACGGCACCGCGGAGACGCTCAACTACGACGAGTACCGCAGCACTTTCCCGCGGATCATCGGCCCCAGGCCCTCCGGGTACGTCTCGGAGGCGACGAGGGAGATGGGGATGGTGATCATCAACAGCGTCGCGCTCGTCGAGACGCTCATGGACGCAGTACGTTGCACTCATCAAACTCTTTccgttcaattttttttttttttttttatctatcgACGTAAAGTGAGAGGATATATAAGCGAAATGCTGCTGGTCTAGAATCGTTGGGCCGATATGTTCCCGTGCATGATCGCGAGAACAAGCACGACGGAAGCGATATCCAGCGGAGTAGGAGGAACAAGAAATGGAGCACTTCAACTTGTAAGTAGCTAGATACTCCAAGGAGGAAAAAATTGAGTATCAATTGATATCTCATCCATATTAGTTTATAATTGTAATTGGGTATGTTGCTATAGATGCATGCGGAGCTCCAGGTTTTGTCGCCGCTAGTTCCGGTCCGGGAAATGCAGTTCCTGAGGTTCTGTAAACAGCATGCGGAGGGGGTGTGGGCTGTGGTGGATGTCTCCATTGATGGTCTCAGAGATCATAACACttctgccgctgctgctgctgctgctgctgctaacaCCCCTTACATGAGCTGTAGGAGGCTGCCTTCCGGGTGTGTGGTCCAAGACATGCCTAATGGGTATTCAAAGGTATaatacccctctctctctctctctctctctctctctctctctattgttCTGAGTTGTTCATATTCAATGTGGGTTATTAAGGGATGTGATGGATTACCTTAAATTTGCTTTAGGGGAAGGCTTTAATGGTACCTCTTTATAGGCTTTATGGAGTAATACGTCTGTCAGACATGCTGTTATATATGCAACCGTTAGATTTTACTTTGCATAAATTTCCCTGAATCTTTAGAAACAAGAGAAATAGTAGTAGCTAGGGAGTAGGTTTATATCAACATACCAATCTCGCAATTTTTCGGTGTCCTGACTTATTCAGTACATTCCAATTTGTACATACAGCTGTTTTATAATAGtaacgaataaaatattataaattcgAATCCATTCGGATCGTTAAATTCCTTGAGTTTCCTTTTATTTACGAAagtatagatttaaatattatcttATAGCAACTTAAACTCTAATAAAAAGAGTAATAGATTTTGTTAAAAACTAGCCATAGTATAGGGTGGtggtttttttaataatatatgagGGCAATAGAAGGGGATGTGATGGATGGATTATATTACCTTAAACTGCATGATTCATGGAGTTATTTGACCACCTTGATTGGATTCACTGCTCTCACTCACTGtacatatttttatgttttatgaATCCGAGGCATTCCTTCTTGTCAACAAGTCAATGCCTTAGCTCAGTCTCCCAAAAGTTTTGCAGTTGGATTGCGTGACTTCTGATTCTGTCTGTCAGGCAttatcagagagagagagagagagagagagagagagagagagagagagtatattgGAATCTTATTCTTTATCTATTACTCCTTCCTAAATGAAGAAGCATCATACTCATCTCCTCCAGCTTATAGTGTAATACATTGGGTTTCATCATGCATCTTTCATTGTTTATCATTTAGATGCTTCTTCTACTTCCTTGGGAGCATCAATAGTAAGAACACTGCACACTGATCTCGACgcaacaataaatatatataatgtattctTTTTTGGggaatagttaaaaaattaataaattttatgttaCTATATTTACAGTTTATAATTCAATAATTCAAAATGTAGTATCTTGTTCTCCTTTTGAGATTCTGCATTAGTTCGAtacaaaaaatacttttaaaaaaataataacatatcatataaattataaactaACTGATAGTAAAATGCTATTTTGTTTTATGAGTAATTAATGCTAGACTGACAAACATTTTTTATTACTACTATACTGACTTGGAGGAGTTCAATTGAATATCTGTTATAATTTATGAGAGAAAAACAATTTAATTTGTGGACAGAATCAAATAAGAAACCATTGtacaagttttaaataaaaattttcaaaactaatTTACAAGTCTCAGTTTATTAATTtatgatttataaaaattttatagtaatTAGTGCAATAGTGATAGTTGAATAATACGGAACAAGCGTTGTACTATAAAAGCATAAGCTtgtagagaacggtatttaaatatttttatatttaactatcCCTCTCACAACTAAATTTGAGACTTTTTGCAAGGTCCATGATGTAAAACTTTTGCTCTGATaacatgttaaataatatggAACAGCCGTTGTACTTTAAGTTTAAGTTGGTAAAAaacgatatttaaatatttttatatttaactgtGGCAgagtattatatatatctttgaaTCTCTGTAATAAATTACAAATGCATCATATCATAGAGTCCATTTTGAAGttattcattctttttttttttgttgttgttgctcTCACTTAGAGCTAACCCACATTGAACACTAAAACATGGGCATTAAACATCACTATCTAACATTGTGTGGTACTTTTTGTGtcctttcccttcttttttttattatgattaaaAGCATCCTTATTTCTTCTCTGATTTTCAGCATTAGATTATCCCCATTTCCCGGAGCAGCTTATCTATTTAACTATTTACTCCCCACACTCTCCATGacaattactattattattattattattattattattttgcttcaTTGTTTCCCCCTAAATCCTCGCTCTCTCGTGCCCcagaagaaaagggaaaaaaaaaacaaaaccctcTCTCCAGTTCTCGTGGGTCAACGTTTCTCTTACCAGCTTCTATTATTACTCTTTCCAGTACATCTTTTTTGTCCTCACGTGGTGGTGTATTGTACTGTCGCATTCTATCGTGTCCGAGTCCGACCCCAATCAAGAAACTGTTTTatgcacaaattttttttattaaaaaaaataaataaattatcaaaatattgtAAGTATTTATTTTTCACAGGTAACATGGGTGGAGCACGCGGAGTACGACGAGACGGGAGTGCACCAGCTGTACCGGCCGCTTTTGTCGTCCGGGCTGGCGTTCGGCGCCCGGCGGTGGGTGGCGACGCTCCAGCGCCAGTGCCAGTGCCTCGCCATTCTGATGTCCTCCTCCGTCCCCGCCCGCGACCACGCCGGTCAGTAATTATAtactttcattttcattttttattttttatttttttttgtttgtttcgtTTCTTGGCATTGAATTCTCGGTTTGTCAGATTTTCTGATTGGGTAAAATGTAAGGACAGAGGTACTGCACATATACAGCGACCTGTTCCCTAAATTTCTTAGATGAACAATTTAAGCTCACATTTTGATTTATCCGGAGATTAAGTTAAACGTAagactataaaaaataatttttgatgaaaaaaaatattttcttgtttttttttaaaaaatagttttttagtCATATTCGTTTGGTTGAGAAAaaagtttgaataaaaaatGATATTGTATGTTTTtcttctaatatatattatataatatttatataagtaattactatattatatatattctaattataatttatatctacaaatatcatcatcatcatcatcatctacatttataaataaaaatattcaaaattatacaatacattcaaaattacattatatattatgtaatatgtaatataataataataattaatataatataatatatatataatattatatataatatataaatatatatttatacctaaaatattatataataatagtacATTAATATAAAGAATACAGGAGGGTAATAAGTGACTCTCCTCCATAGAGTTTTTGTTTTCCACTGGAAACagcaaaaaaaaccaaaaattttaattttttttaattcgtaAAAATACTTTTACGAAAAATTATATTACATCTAGCCAAATAAGTGAAAAGAcgttttttatgccgaaaataattttcagcTTTTATTTTACGCCGAACCAAACACCGCTTAGGTGCGTGCGTCGAAAACGTTACTcatgtcaaaaataaaataatttatctttatatgtttttattttaactttgtttgACTAATAATATTATATGGGCCTCAATATATACCTCACGGAGCATTAGTGTAGACGGTAATTAATCTTTTAGATTAATGATCATTTTAACCAATCTATTATGCTTCAAActttctttaattattattttacaatagaaattgaaatttttaatggttACAAATTAAAATGCAgtataaataaaagtttaaaaaccaGAGTGTTTAAATTGAAAGTagagtattttagaaaaatactgtatgtatatctatatatatatagttataaatctTACAGCACCGTTTCAATTCTAGGTTTCAAAAACATTCAAATTGATTTTagcgtcaaaaaaaaaaaaaaaaaaaaaaagagttgataAGACTAGGGGAGAAGATGGACTTTTGGATTAATGGCTATACATCTTAACATCTATTTTTGAAGTGCACAAAATCACTGTTTTATATTTGCTGCTTTTTAGTTTCTTTGCATAGACGTTCTTATATATAAAACCTTCAAAATTAGTGTTCAAAGTTACATATtagaaaatgggaaaaaaaaaaaataccaaaccCCAACCTTTTaatactttttgaaaaataaaaactttatattCGTTGCAATTAGCTATCAGATTCCATATTGTTTAAATTCCTTTATAAATAATTGGCAGTTATATAAAACTCAAATGactcaaaaatatttaagtttgtATAATATAGGGAGTAAACCAATGcaagaatttaaaattactcttaaatttttaatataaaaaataaaactagtaaaaaatattgtatTGCTCGTATAATtaaagcttgtgagggtcatgTGCAGCTGCATTAAATGCGTGTTTAGGTGATCAAACAAATTCCTTTTTCCTTTAAAATAGCTGCACATACGTGAAAACCCCccaaaaaattagtattttgtgCCTGTACTCTTCTTAAAGAACATACTAATTTTTATGTGTGAAGGGtcgaatataataaaaattatctttCTCTCATGGCCTAAATTTTTTGCTTCTCTACACCTATACTCATAAAATTAATAGGTAAGAGGTAAGGAAGAAGATTGAAATTTAACCCAGTAAATATGATGCAAAAAATTAATGCATTAGATGTTAAAGGTTGAGAAATTTTGAATTCGTTTTGATACTATGTTACCCAAAATATCGATTTAGGAGTTTAAGGTTTTAACACATTAGATGTTAAAGGTTGAGATCGAACCACGATCTAACAGAGTGAAGGAATTTTGAATTAGTTTTGATACTATATTATCCAAAATATCAATTTAGGAGGGAACGGGTTTAGAAATTAagatacatatattaatattaggAATAAATTACTATTTCACTTGATAAATcttttgttctaattttttcATACTCCTAATTAGAATGTTCTAAGTTAAGACCTAtacatatagaattagactagtatattattaatagcaccaagttattagCGCTGTTAGATTTTCGACCCCTGAATGAagtgatgtgcggttagaatgatagaaATGGTCAgagggatagatctaacagcgATAACAGCGAAAAATTCTGTAGAGCACCAGGTGTTTGGTATCAATGTTGTGTTCTCTGGTTAGGAGATAGCAATTAAGCGGATGATTGACTGATCAGCGCTAGTGattaaattaaatgaatatGACATGATGTTTGTGAATTATTGTTGATGACataaattaattcataattgGCTGAACGTACGAACGGGGttggtggggtggggtgggggtgCAGCAGCGATAACGCCGGGGGGCCGGCGGAGCATGCTGAAGCTGGCGCAGCGGATGACGGACAGCTTCTGCGCGGGGGTGTGCGCGTCGGCGGCGCAGAACTGGCGGCGGCTGGACGAGTGGGGGTGCGCGGGGGTCGGGGACGAGGTGCGGGTGCTGACGCGCCAGAGCGTCAGCGACCCGGGCGAGCCCCCCGGCGTCGTCCTCAGCGCCGCCACCTCCGTCTGGCTCCCCGTCCCGCCGCACCGCCTCTTCGACTTCCTCCGCGACGAGCGCCTCCGCAGCCAGTGGGACATCCTCTCCAACGGCGGGCCCATGCAGGAGATGGCCCACATCGCCAAGGGCCAGCACCACGGCAACGCCGTCTCCCTCCTCCGCGCCGGCGTAAGtgcaccacctcctcctcctcctcctcctcctcctcctccgctcctttttcttcttattttaaaTCTCCTTATCCGtctttctatattttaattttattattcaacctctcaaattatttatttaattttttaataagtcaaaaaaatatttttacttttaaatttaagcGAGAATCCCACACTAACTAAATCTAACATTAATTAACTCAAAAATCAaacgaaattaaaaaattgaatagtaaaattaaaattttgaatggttaaaaaactaattcaaaatagtttatatgGTGTAGATAAGTTCTGTAGGGCTTtatcttcaaaaaaaaagaaaaaaaaatatatattagatgtCTGATCAGTTTGAACTTTGGCCCCACTATATTTAGTTATCTaaactctaaaaaataaaaaagaaatacaatAATGTACAActcaaataattcaaatattagAAACGAAAGAGGATCAAAAATAATTGTACGGATTATTAAATGACTGTCACGGATTATAACTGCCACTGAATTGCACAAAAACTGGGGCTGCATGGGTTGCTTGTTAAACTAGtactaatttattttgaaaaaagaatataaattttatatatatcattctAATTTAATGGGTTAGTGATAATGCATGTCTTTCTGTCTTGTCTAGCTCTTTTTTtcgattaaaaattttattacttttttgtgAATTCTAAAGTAAGGATATaagatttataattattatgaaATGTATGCGTAAATTTTTCCTAgttaaaatgaattaaaagctaattaaaaatttatatacggcatgtaaataaattaaaaaaaaaaaattgaaaggctgatatatatacaaatacacAAACCTCCGAGATTACATGTGCAAGTTGATGCTTGTTACACCTCAAAATATGtcgtatattttatatctttttcattcaaaaattattattttctacttATCACATCAACTTGttttaactaaaaattactttaatttttatgaatcGTAGTACGAGAGGTTTAAGATCTACACCGCCGCTTCATTGGagtgtataaataaaattttttatttatatgagCAACACTACCAACTAAGTCTAAAGGAGTGTATATTAtgcattttatttattcaaaaattagagttttttttaattgaccAAGTAATACATGTCATGTATCATGTACCTCAAAATAGGGTactagtactttttttttttcatttgcatGGGGtaagtaaacaaaaaaacaaaaaataattattatgagTTACTTTCTCCTAGGCCGGGGAGTAGTAGACAATGAGACAAAAGAGGACAAGTTATTCGAAAGTTTAGATAGGGATAAGATGTGAAAAGGTtgacattaataataataataataataataataataaaacaaagcCCAGATCCTGACGGTTGGATCTCGGCGTCGCGATCACGGCCGTCGACAATGGACGGCTGTGATCGCGAGGGCACAGTGGGACAATTTGATGGGCTGCTCTTTCGATCTAATGCGATTTGCTGTCTTTCTTTCTGACTCCGACGGTGTTCTGTTTCGGAAAAATGTCGGCAGCTGCTGTAAGTCTTTGAGTTGAAAAGTTTTGTCGCCTTTTTACTTTTCTGGTTTGGCTGGGATGGGtgggagtatttttttttttttgcatatctAACCCTCGAAAACGACATTTTGTACAAACATCCTCAAAAGCTGAGGAATCCATCTCTATGTGGCTTTCAAAAGTCAGAAACttaattaatacaaaaaattacaTGATTATATTGCATAATTTTGATGTAAGTTTCAAGAAAGAACATGAATTAAATCTGAGGGTAAATTGAACGTATGGTCCTCAATTTATGAACTTTAAACTTTgctaaaatttagatataaagTTAAACTATAAGTAAGCCTTTTGATGAAAAATACGTGAATAGTAAAGCATGAGTGACAAGCCAAATAACCCTTGGTTTTAATATTAAGTTGCATTATTTTaccttctattttatttttttttctgaaaaatctACCATCCAATaggataataaaatattatatacttatattttattGCTCGCAGATCAtcacaataaaatat harbors:
- the LOC109728752 gene encoding homeobox-leucine zipper protein ROC5-like isoform X2, translated to MSFGGLFDGGGGGSSGAFPFGSATMPPGAVSQPRTLSPAISKAGFSTSPALSLGLQTNLDVQGEMNRMGIMGVGGGSGGRAGSGDGDSMGRNKEDENESRSGGSDNLDGASGDDLDGNENPRKKKRYHRHTPQQIQELESLFKECPHPDEKQRLELSKRLCLESRQVKFWFQNRRTQMKTQIERHENALLRQENDKLRAENLTIREAMRNPICTNCGGPAMLGEVSLEEQHLRIENARLKDELDRVSALAGKFLGRPISALASPIPQMPNSSLELAVGTNGFAGLGSVAHTLSAIPDFVPSAMVGPITPPPTAHRMLDGPFERSVFLELALAAMEELVKMAQMEEPLWIPTFDGTAETLNYDEYRSTFPRIIGPRPSGYVSEATREMGMVIINSVALVETLMDANRWADMFPCMIARTSTTEAISSGVGGTRNGALQLMHAELQVLSPLVPVREMQFLRFCKQHAEGVWAVVDVSIDGLRDHNTSAAAAAAAAANTPYMSCRRLPSGCVVQDMPNGYSKVTWVEHAEYDETGVHQLYRPLLSSGLAFGARRWVATLQRQCQCLAILMSSSVPARDHAAITPGGRRSMLKLAQRMTDSFCAGVCASAAQNWRRLDEWGCAGVGDEVRVLTRQSVSDPGEPPGVVLSAATSVWLPVPPHRLFDFLRDERLRSQWDILSNGGPMQEMAHIAKGQHHGNAVSLLRAGAVNSNQSSMLILQETCTDASGSLVVYAPVDVPAMHLVMNGGDSAYVALLPSGFAILPDAPRSNPNIPNSNPPTSAAPSDANIDGSSVGGGSLVTVAFQILVNSLPTAKLTMESVETVNNLLTCTIQKIKAALQNDNIISP
- the LOC109728752 gene encoding homeobox-leucine zipper protein ROC5-like isoform X1 is translated as MSFGGLFDGGGGGSSGAFPFGSATMPPGAVSQPRTLSPAISKAGFSTSPALSLGLQTNLDVQGEMNRMGIMGVGGGSGGRAGSGDGDSMGRNKEDENESRSGGSDNLDGASGDDLDGNENPRKKKRYHRHTPQQIQELESLFKECPHPDEKQRLELSKRLCLESRQVKFWFQNRRTQMKTQIERHENALLRQENDKLRAENLTIREAMRNPICTNCGGPAMLGEVSLEEQHLRIENARLKDELDRVSALAGKFLGRPISALASPIPQMPNSSLELAVGTNGFAGLGSVAHTLSAIPDFVPSAMVGPITPPPTAHRMLDGPFERSVFLELALAAMEELVKMAQMEEPLWIPTFDGTAETLNYDEYRSTFPRIIGPRPSGYVSEATREMGMVIINSVALVETLMDANRWADMFPCMIARTSTTEAISSGVGGTRNGALQLMHAELQVLSPLVPVREMQFLRFCKQHAEGVWAVVDVSIDGLRDHNTSAAAAAAAAANTPYMSCRRLPSGCVVQDMPNGYSKVTWVEHAEYDETGVHQLYRPLLSSGLAFGARRWVATLQRQCQCLAILMSSSVPARDHAAAITPGGRRSMLKLAQRMTDSFCAGVCASAAQNWRRLDEWGCAGVGDEVRVLTRQSVSDPGEPPGVVLSAATSVWLPVPPHRLFDFLRDERLRSQWDILSNGGPMQEMAHIAKGQHHGNAVSLLRAGAVNSNQSSMLILQETCTDASGSLVVYAPVDVPAMHLVMNGGDSAYVALLPSGFAILPDAPRSNPNIPNSNPPTSAAPSDANIDGSSVGGGSLVTVAFQILVNSLPTAKLTMESVETVNNLLTCTIQKIKAALQNDNIISP
- the LOC109728752 gene encoding homeobox-leucine zipper protein ROC6-like isoform X3, giving the protein MNRMGIMGVGGGSGGRAGSGDGDSMGRNKEDENESRSGGSDNLDGASGDDLDGNENPRKKKRYHRHTPQQIQELESLFKECPHPDEKQRLELSKRLCLESRQVKFWFQNRRTQMKTQIERHENALLRQENDKLRAENLTIREAMRNPICTNCGGPAMLGEVSLEEQHLRIENARLKDELDRVSALAGKFLGRPISALASPIPQMPNSSLELAVGTNGFAGLGSVAHTLSAIPDFVPSAMVGPITPPPTAHRMLDGPFERSVFLELALAAMEELVKMAQMEEPLWIPTFDGTAETLNYDEYRSTFPRIIGPRPSGYVSEATREMGMVIINSVALVETLMDANRWADMFPCMIARTSTTEAISSGVGGTRNGALQLMHAELQVLSPLVPVREMQFLRFCKQHAEGVWAVVDVSIDGLRDHNTSAAAAAAAAANTPYMSCRRLPSGCVVQDMPNGYSKVTWVEHAEYDETGVHQLYRPLLSSGLAFGARRWVATLQRQCQCLAILMSSSVPARDHAAAITPGGRRSMLKLAQRMTDSFCAGVCASAAQNWRRLDEWGCAGVGDEVRVLTRQSVSDPGEPPGVVLSAATSVWLPVPPHRLFDFLRDERLRSQWDILSNGGPMQEMAHIAKGQHHGNAVSLLRAGAVNSNQSSMLILQETCTDASGSLVVYAPVDVPAMHLVMNGGDSAYVALLPSGFAILPDAPRSNPNIPNSNPPTSAAPSDANIDGSSVGGGSLVTVAFQILVNSLPTAKLTMESVETVNNLLTCTIQKIKAALQNDNIISP